A window of Rubricoccus marinus contains these coding sequences:
- a CDS encoding FAD-binding oxidoreductase, whose protein sequence is MSRITADSQRHHLSWGRTPKLAPARVVAPGWQSEVTDLGGFDRPLLAYGQGRSYGDACLNEDGVILDTIGLDRFIAFDPASGLVRCEAGVTLADVLALVVPHGWFLPVTPGTKYVTVAGAVANDVHGKNHHAAGTFGRFVTRLELKRSSGETLDLTPEAGAPEADLFRATVGGLGLTGFITWVEFRLVPIASDQITGRSTKFESLEAFFALSEVASGESPYVVSWIDTLRPEGRGILMQGDHAASGDLPEIGDTPPEAKLGLPINAPNWALNKLTVRAFNAAYYGRQRQREAPIWQHYEPFFYPLDIAKDWNRGYGKRGFFQYQFVVPFADGGDAVREILGRLAASGEGSFLAVLKTFGDVPSPGIMSFPREGVTLALDLPNRGAETVRLLRGCDAIVREAGGAVYPAKDATMTPESFRAFFPQWEAFAEHIDPAFSSSFWRRVTHDS, encoded by the coding sequence GTCGCACGCCGAAGCTGGCGCCCGCGCGGGTCGTCGCGCCCGGATGGCAGAGTGAGGTGACCGATCTCGGCGGCTTCGACCGGCCGCTTCTCGCCTACGGGCAGGGCCGCTCCTATGGCGACGCGTGCCTGAACGAGGACGGCGTGATCCTCGACACGATCGGGCTGGACCGGTTTATCGCGTTCGACCCAGCCTCTGGCCTCGTCCGCTGTGAGGCGGGCGTGACGCTGGCCGACGTGCTCGCGCTCGTGGTCCCGCACGGCTGGTTTCTGCCCGTCACGCCCGGGACCAAGTACGTGACCGTGGCCGGCGCCGTCGCCAACGACGTGCACGGCAAAAACCACCACGCCGCGGGCACCTTCGGGCGCTTCGTGACGCGGCTGGAACTCAAACGCTCCTCTGGCGAGACGCTCGACCTCACGCCAGAGGCCGGGGCGCCAGAGGCCGACCTCTTCCGCGCGACGGTCGGCGGGCTGGGGCTCACCGGCTTCATCACGTGGGTCGAGTTCCGTCTCGTCCCGATCGCGAGCGACCAGATCACCGGCCGCAGCACCAAGTTCGAGAGCCTGGAGGCGTTTTTCGCGCTCTCCGAGGTGGCCTCTGGCGAGAGCCCGTACGTGGTCTCGTGGATCGACACGCTGCGGCCCGAAGGGCGCGGCATCCTCATGCAGGGGGACCACGCCGCCTCTGGCGACCTCCCCGAGATCGGCGACACGCCGCCAGAGGCGAAACTCGGCCTCCCGATCAATGCGCCCAACTGGGCGCTCAACAAACTCACCGTCCGCGCCTTTAACGCGGCGTACTACGGGCGCCAGAGGCAGCGAGAGGCGCCCATCTGGCAGCACTACGAGCCGTTTTTCTACCCGCTCGACATCGCGAAGGACTGGAACCGCGGCTATGGCAAACGCGGCTTCTTCCAGTACCAGTTCGTCGTCCCGTTCGCCGACGGGGGCGACGCCGTCCGCGAGATCCTCGGCCGCCTCGCGGCCTCTGGCGAGGGCTCGTTTCTCGCCGTGCTCAAAACGTTTGGCGACGTGCCCTCGCCCGGCATCATGTCGTTCCCGCGCGAGGGCGTCACGCTCGCGCTCGACCTGCCCAACCGCGGCGCCGAGACCGTCCGCCTCTTGCGCGGCTGCGACGCCATCGTGCGCGAGGCCGGGGGCGCCGTCTACCCGGCCAAAGACGCGACGATGACGCCCGAGTCGTTCCGCGCCTTTTTCCCCCAGTGGGAGGCCTTCGCGGAACACATCGACCCGGCTTTTTCCTCCTCCTTCTGGCGACGCGTCACACATGATTCGTGA